The sequence below is a genomic window from Brettanomyces bruxellensis chromosome 9, complete sequence.
TGTTCAGCAGAAGAGGAAACTATCTGAAATTCAGGTCAATAACGCCAAGTATGTTTCATCATCGCCTGATGGAAAGTACATTGCCTTGCTTTCAAAGCACACGATTACTGTTGCCACCAGAAAGCTTAAAACTGTCATGTCTATGCATGAAACTATTAGAGTTAAGAGTGCGTCCTGGGACGATACAGGCGTTCTTATCTACTCCACTTTGAACCACTTGAAGTACGCGCTTTTGAACGGTGATATCGGCACTATAAAGACGTTGAAGAATGCAGTCTACGTTACCAGAGTTTTGGGAAACAAATGCTTCTGCCTAAACAGGAAAGGTGCTGTCGAGTGCATCGAGATTGATCCGACGGAATACAAGTTCAAGAAAGCCCTCGTGAATAAAAGATACAGAGATGTTTTAAGTCTCATCAAGAACTCTAACTTGGTGGGCGAGAACATCATCGGCTACTTAGAAAAGCGTGGCTACCCAGAGGTTGCTCTTCAGTTTGTTCAGGATCCGGAAACTAGATTTGAACTTGCAACCGAGTGCCACAACTTAGACATTGCTCTAGAGCAGGCACAGAAGTTAGACAAGCCTGCAATCTGGGCAAAgcttggaaaagaagcattgACACAGGGCCGTGTTTCTGTGGTTGAACTTGCCTACCAAAGGCTTCATCAAATGGATAAACTATCGTTGTTCTACCTTGTTACCGGTAACTTGGACAAGCTATCCAAGATGGAACAGATCGCGGAGGCAAGAGGCGATCTTTCTTCGCTGTTACAAAATAGCATATACCTAGGCTCTGTGGAGAAGAGAATACAGGTTTTGTTGCATGCCGGTTTGTCGCCTCTAGCGTACGCATTGGCAAAGAACAATGGCCTCGATGATATTGCACAACAGATCATTTCCGATGCAGGACACGACACTAAGCCTTTGGAGTCAGAAATTCCGACAAACAATGGACCTGTGGATGTCTTACAGCCTAAGTTAGAGACTACGGGTGATTATCCTTTGAAAGGTGCCTCTCTCTCATTCTTTGAGAAGGCTATTGCTGGGAAGCTAGATGATTTGTCCTTGGAAGATGAGGCTGAGGAGAATGttaatgttgaagaagttgatggAGGAGGAGCCGATGGTGATTTGTTTGATGATTCAATGGGCCAGGAGGTGGATGTCGATCAGGCAGATGCCTGGGATATGGATGATGACCAATTGGATGTTTCAttagatgaagataagGAGGATGAAGGAGAAACAGTTACAGAAACGTCAGGATTACCAGAGGAACTCGGTGCCTGGGTGCGGAACTCCAAATGTGCTGCAGGATATATTGCTGCAGGTGCTTTTGATGGAGCTGCAAGGCTTCTTAACAAGCAGGTGGGTATTACAAACTTTGAGCCTTTGAGAGAAAGATTTATGCAGATCTACCAGTCCAGCaagctttctttctcaGCCGTTGACGGCTTCCCATCATTGCGTGCATACATAAGAAGTACTGCTGAAGATAGTGATAAGGCTACACCTTATGTTCCAGGTTTGGAGCAGTTGGAGCCCCTGCTACATCAAGGCTTTAAACTATTCAGGGCTAACAAGTTGGATAAAGCAGTGGACGTCTTCAGACAATTGCTGTATATAGTAACAACCCTGGTGGTGTATAACGAGGAGGACGAGCAGAAGTGCAGGGAAACTTTGGAGGTTTGCAGAGAATACATTCTTGGTCTTTCGATTGAACTCAAGAGAAGAAGCCTACCGGCCTCTGAGGTGAAGAGAAACCTAGAATTGGCTATACTGTTTACCAGGACGAAATTGCAGCCGGCACACAGAGTAAACGCTCTCCAGGTTGCTATGACGCAGTGCTTTAAGCATAAAAACTTCACTATGGCCTCATACTTTGCTGGGGAGTTCTTGAAGATTGTTAAGAGTGGAACGAGAGCCGAGCATGCCAAGAAAATCATCGTAAAGGCTGACACTATTTCAACTGACGCTGTGGAAATCGACTTTGACCCATATGCTGAGTTCGACATATGTGCCGGTACATACACTCCTATCTATAAGAATACTCCATTTGTGATCGACCCACTTACAGGTGCCAAGTACCACATGTCAGAGAAGGATAAGTTATCTGATCTCACGAAGATTTCTAAAATCGGTGCTCCAGCTTCAGGTTTGAGAATTTTGGCATAGGCTTCATTCTGCCGTGATGAATCTAACAATTCGTTTTCTCGGTATTGATTCTTTGTATAATCTTTTCCATAAAAGGTTATAACGCTATGCACGGTGCCAAGAAAATTAGTCGTTAACATTTTTATTactatatttttgtttctttatCCTGTTCTACACTTTGCGTTTCACTAGTCTTTTAACAATACTTGATGTAATTATCATCCAATCGATCTATTTAACGTAGGAACCTTTAACCAATTTGCTGGAAACACCACTTTTGTCTTCACCgtgtcttcttttcttattcATTGGCAACCGATGTCCAACCGCACTCTCCATCCAATTCTGAAATCTTGCTACAAATTTGGAGGGATCTCCAATGACTTTTGTGGGAATACTTCTTTTAGACCGCTTGTAGGCGTCTTTCAGCTTGTTAGAGATTTCAGCAGGTGGCCCAGAAGCCAATACTGCTTTgtaatatttcaaaagacACAAAAGCTGTTGAGAAAGCACCGCATTTACTGAAAGGTTTTGTTCAACAACATAAAATCCTATCAGCCAAAGCATTCTGTTCAAATCTGGAAAACAAAACTTTTCAGGTACATTGGTCTCACGCTCTATCTGAAATACTTTTATGTGATTGTTAAGACTGAATAAATTAAGAAAATTCCCTCCAATAATAAGCGAGTCACACGGTGTATATACGGCGTGAATCCATCCAGAGGGTAGTAAAAGTAAGTCTCCTGCACTGATCTCTATTTTGCATCCGTTTAACATGTATTCAGGGGTAGCATTAAGATCCtcattctttattattgCATTCGTTAGTCTTGGAATCAAATCCCCAAACCAAATACTTGACTGCTCATCAGAATTACACCATTTCGTATAAATGTCGAGATTTCTGGAA
It includes:
- a CDS encoding uncharacterized protein (BUSCO:EOG0926074Y), whose translation is MKMLTKSKSSRAKGVAFHPTRPWILVSLHSSTIQLWDYRMGTLIARFEGHEGPVRAIDFHPSQPIFVSGGDDYTIKVWSLNTMKCMFTLTGHLDYVRTVFFHPTLPWIISASDDQTIRIWNWQSRKEIACLTGHNHYVMCAQFHPTKDLVVSASLDQTVRVWDISGLRKKQSASQGALNMSAAGIGPGFDSMQQPGPQQDVFGNTDAVVKYVLEGHDKGVNWAAFHPTLPLIVSAGDDRVVKIWRMSETRAWEVDSCRGHTNNVLCALFHPTEDLILSVGEDKTIRTWDLNTRTPVKQFKRENDRFWMIAAHPNMNLFAACHDSGVMVFKLDRERPASTMFQNTLLFVNNEYQLQKYSYQKQQASMPLLSLKKLAVPWNKIRTISYNPAENAILIQSGENEAGVYALVSVPKEAVGALDAAPKGRGKATAACFIARNRYVTFSKVTHRLEVRDMNDNVTKTIVLEDAVKDVIYLSPGVLLLVMSTKVVAYDVQQKRKLSEIQVNNAKYVSSSPDGKYIALLSKHTITVATRKLKTVMSMHETIRVKSASWDDTGVLIYSTLNHLKYALLNGDIGTIKTLKNAVYVTRVLGNKCFCLNRKGAVECIEIDPTEYKFKKALVNKRYRDVLSLIKNSNLVGENIIGYLEKRGYPEVALQFVQDPETRFELATECHNLDIALEQAQKLDKPAIWAKLGKEALTQGRVSVVELAYQRLHQMDKLSLFYLVTGNLDKLSKMEQIAEARGDLSSLLQNSIYLGSVEKRIQVLLHAGLSPLAYALAKNNGLDDIAQQIISDAGHDTKPLESEIPTNNGPVDVLQPKLETTGDYPLKGASLSFFEKAIAGKLDDLSLEDEAEENVNVEEVDGGGADGDLFDDSMGQEVDVDQADAWDMDDDQLDVSLDEDKEDEGETVTETSGLPEELGAWVRNSKCAAGYIAAGAFDGAARLLNKQVGITNFEPLRERFMQIYQSSKLSFSAVDGFPSLRAYIRSTAEDSDKATPYVPGLEQLEPLLHQGFKLFRANKLDKAVDVFRQLLYIVTTLVVYNEEDEQKCRETLEVCREYILGLSIELKRRSLPASEVKRNLELAILFTRTKLQPAHRVNALQVAMTQCFKHKNFTMASYFAGEFLKIVKSGTRAEHAKKIIVKADTISTDAVEIDFDPYAEFDICAGTYTPIYKNTPFVIDPLTGAKYHMSEKDKLSDLTKISKIGAPASGLRILA